One uncultured Caproiciproducens sp. DNA segment encodes these proteins:
- a CDS encoding nitrogenase component 1 yields MLDLTPKKEKERTGLKINPCKTCQPVGAIYCALGVHKCMPHSHGSQGCVSFHRMFLTRHFKEPAIASTSSFTEGACVFGGGSNVKTAVKNIFDIYDPDIIAIHTTCLSETIGDDLNAYIQEMDIPEGKYVIHTNTPSYVGSHIYGFYNMMSGFIKYLAKSTGTKNGKAALFPGFVNPGDMREMKRIAERMKVDYTMFPDTSGVMDSPMTGTYEMYPRGGTKIEDIIALGDCNVVFGLGQITNEQPAKDLEHKCKVPYKLLPAPIGIGATDEYVLALSHFSKTEVPYDLEEERGQVIDLMLDAHSYFYKKSVAIYGDPDTVLGITSLVLEMGMIPKYVITGTPKEDFTSLANDLFARFGAENCKAKAAADLFELHQWIKNDPVDLLIGGTHGKYIARAEDIPLVRAGFPIIDRYGHSYQPIVGYRGAMRLIELIANALMDRRDRDAAEEDFEMVL; encoded by the coding sequence ATGCTTGATTTGACACCAAAAAAAGAAAAGGAGCGCACAGGCCTAAAAATCAACCCTTGCAAAACATGCCAGCCCGTGGGCGCAATTTACTGTGCGCTCGGTGTTCACAAATGCATGCCCCACAGCCACGGCTCACAGGGATGCGTGTCCTTTCACAGAATGTTTTTGACCCGGCATTTTAAAGAACCCGCCATTGCTTCAACTAGTTCGTTTACCGAAGGCGCCTGTGTATTCGGCGGCGGCAGCAATGTAAAAACCGCTGTAAAAAATATATTCGACATCTATGACCCCGACATCATTGCCATTCACACCACCTGTTTAAGCGAAACCATTGGGGATGATCTGAACGCCTATATTCAGGAAATGGATATCCCGGAAGGCAAGTATGTGATTCACACCAATACGCCAAGCTACGTTGGTTCCCATATTTACGGCTTCTATAATATGATGAGCGGATTTATCAAATATCTTGCAAAATCAACCGGAACCAAAAACGGCAAAGCGGCTCTTTTTCCCGGTTTTGTCAACCCGGGCGATATGCGTGAAATGAAGCGGATCGCAGAGCGGATGAAAGTGGACTACACAATGTTCCCAGACACCAGCGGCGTAATGGATTCCCCGATGACCGGAACGTATGAAATGTATCCCAGAGGCGGCACCAAAATTGAGGATATTATCGCGCTTGGCGACTGCAATGTGGTTTTCGGACTTGGTCAAATTACGAATGAACAGCCCGCGAAGGATTTGGAGCATAAATGCAAAGTGCCTTACAAGCTTCTTCCCGCTCCAATCGGAATCGGTGCGACCGACGAATATGTTCTGGCGCTTTCCCACTTTTCAAAGACGGAAGTTCCTTATGATCTGGAGGAAGAACGCGGTCAGGTCATCGACCTGATGCTGGACGCCCATTCTTATTTCTATAAAAAATCAGTCGCCATTTACGGCGACCCCGACACGGTACTGGGCATTACCAGTCTGGTTCTGGAGATGGGCATGATTCCCAAATATGTCATTACCGGAACACCGAAAGAGGATTTCACCAGCCTGGCAAATGACCTTTTTGCTAGATTCGGTGCTGAAAACTGTAAAGCGAAAGCCGCCGCCGATTTATTTGAACTTCACCAGTGGATTAAAAATGATCCGGTTGATTTGCTGATAGGCGGCACCCACGGCAAATACATCGCAAGGGCGGAAGATATTCCGCTGGTTCGTGCGGGCTTCCCCATCATCGACCGTTACGGCCATTCCTATCAGCCGATTGTCGGCTACAGGGGCGCCATGCGTCTGATTGAACTGATCGCCAATGCACTGATGGACCGACGTGACAGAGACGCGGCGGAAGAAGACTTCGAAATGGTATTGTAA
- the nifD gene encoding nitrogenase molybdenum-iron protein alpha chain translates to MDERTRILDKYSARIYKNRKEHMIQIENAPSSQNIMANSRSVPGIMTNRGCCYAGCKGVVLGPLKDVAIITHGPIGCGFYTWGTRRHKAKTEEGGKNFLEYCFSTDMQESDIVFGGEKKLKQAIKEVVELFSPKCVMICSTCPVGLIGDDIHAIASWAEKEYGIQCLAFSCEGYKGVSQSAGHHIANNGLMRSIIGTGDAAPTKKFSVNILGEYNIGGDGWENARVMKRIGYDIVSVFTGDGSYEDIKNAHTANLNLVQCHRSINYIAEMMKTKYGIDWVKVNFIGLDATIQSLRDMAQYFGDQDLIARTEAVIADELAEITDDVEYYKGKLKGKTAAIFVGGSRAHHYQNLLADFGVKTIIAGYEFAHRDDFEGREIIPNIKDDADSKNIEQLTVEPDPQKYRASLTPEQYEQLKNVISLEKYSGMIKDMGNNTIVVDDFNHYETEELLHLLKPDFFFSGIKDKYILQKSGVVSRQMHSYDYSGPYAGFRGAVNFARDISMSLYAPAWGYITPPWKTEPILQGTLTEVSKNA, encoded by the coding sequence TTGGACGAACGTACAAGAATTTTAGATAAATACAGCGCCAGAATCTATAAAAACCGCAAGGAGCACATGATTCAAATTGAAAATGCCCCAAGCAGTCAGAATATTATGGCAAACTCCCGGTCCGTACCGGGCATTATGACAAACCGCGGCTGCTGTTACGCAGGCTGTAAGGGCGTGGTACTGGGACCGTTAAAGGATGTAGCGATTATCACTCACGGCCCCATCGGCTGTGGCTTTTACACATGGGGAACCAGACGGCACAAAGCAAAAACAGAGGAAGGCGGTAAAAACTTTTTAGAATACTGCTTTTCCACCGATATGCAGGAATCCGACATTGTCTTCGGCGGCGAAAAAAAGCTGAAACAGGCGATTAAAGAAGTTGTGGAACTGTTCTCACCAAAATGCGTTATGATTTGCTCCACCTGCCCCGTTGGTTTGATCGGGGACGATATTCACGCAATCGCCTCCTGGGCTGAAAAAGAATACGGCATTCAGTGTCTGGCATTCAGCTGTGAAGGCTACAAAGGCGTCAGTCAGTCCGCAGGCCACCATATTGCAAACAACGGCCTGATGAGGTCGATTATCGGTACCGGCGATGCCGCGCCCACTAAAAAATTCTCTGTTAATATTCTCGGTGAGTACAATATCGGAGGCGACGGCTGGGAAAACGCCCGTGTCATGAAGCGGATTGGGTACGATATTGTTTCGGTTTTTACCGGCGACGGCAGTTACGAGGACATAAAAAACGCCCACACGGCCAATTTGAATCTTGTACAGTGCCACCGTTCCATCAACTATATTGCTGAAATGATGAAAACCAAATACGGCATTGACTGGGTTAAAGTAAATTTTATCGGCTTGGACGCAACCATCCAGTCCCTGCGGGATATGGCCCAATATTTTGGCGATCAGGATTTAATCGCCCGGACAGAAGCCGTCATTGCCGACGAACTGGCCGAAATTACAGACGATGTGGAGTATTACAAAGGGAAACTCAAAGGAAAGACCGCAGCCATCTTTGTCGGCGGTTCCCGTGCACACCACTATCAGAATCTGCTCGCGGACTTTGGTGTAAAAACCATCATAGCCGGCTATGAATTCGCACACAGGGACGATTTTGAGGGACGTGAAATTATCCCCAATATCAAAGACGACGCTGACAGTAAAAACATCGAACAGCTGACCGTGGAACCCGACCCGCAAAAATACCGCGCAAGTCTGACGCCGGAACAGTATGAACAGCTTAAAAACGTAATCTCGCTGGAAAAATACTCCGGCATGATCAAGGACATGGGCAACAACACCATTGTGGTCGACGATTTTAATCATTACGAAACGGAAGAACTGCTTCATTTGTTAAAACCGGACTTCTTTTTCTCCGGTATCAAGGACAAATACATCCTGCAAAAATCCGGCGTCGTTTCCCGGCAGATGCACTCGTACGATTACAGCGGCCCATACGCCGGTTTCCGAGGAGCGGTTAATTTTGCAAGGGATATCTCCATGAGCCTGTATGCGCCCGCGTGGGGATACATTACCCCCCCGTGGAAAACCGAACCAATTTTACAGGGTACCCTGACGGAGGTGAGCAAGAATGCTTGA
- a CDS encoding P-II family nitrogen regulator: MKEVMAFIRLNMVGPTKEALSKAGFPSFSCRKCLGRGKKSIDPEILQKVLETGEIPVSPVGEYFTEGSRLIPKRFFTLVVSDDQVDSAVRIIVDTNQTGNPGDGKIFIIPIMETYKVRTGESSSVSIE; this comes from the coding sequence ATGAAAGAAGTAATGGCTTTTATCCGGTTAAACATGGTGGGGCCCACTAAAGAAGCGCTTTCCAAAGCCGGATTTCCTTCCTTTTCCTGCAGAAAATGTCTGGGACGCGGCAAAAAAAGCATTGATCCAGAAATTCTGCAAAAAGTGTTGGAAACCGGTGAAATTCCGGTTTCCCCCGTTGGTGAATATTTTACAGAAGGTTCCCGGTTAATTCCAAAGCGTTTTTTCACCTTGGTTGTCAGTGACGATCAGGTGGATTCCGCCGTAAGAATCATTGTTGACACGAACCAGACAGGCAACCCGGGCGACGGAAAAATATTCATCATTCCCATTATGGAAACCTACAAGGTGAGAACGGGAGAGTCTTCTTCCGTCTCCATAGAATAA
- a CDS encoding P-II family nitrogen regulator, whose amino-acid sequence MLLVRAIIRPEKTGIVLSELLAAGFPAVTKMDVYGRGKQKGITVGEVHYDEIPKEMLLIVVNDEDKDDCVKTIMRNARTGTAGSYGDGRIFISPVEEAYTISTAKKGL is encoded by the coding sequence ATGTTATTAGTAAGAGCGATTATCCGGCCGGAAAAAACCGGCATTGTTTTATCTGAACTGCTGGCGGCCGGTTTTCCCGCAGTGACCAAAATGGATGTTTACGGACGCGGCAAACAAAAGGGCATTACCGTTGGTGAAGTTCATTACGATGAGATTCCAAAAGAAATGCTGCTGATTGTAGTCAATGATGAAGATAAAGACGATTGTGTCAAGACAATTATGAGAAACGCGCGCACCGGAACGGCCGGTTCCTACGGTGACGGAAGAATCTTCATCAGTCCGGTGGAAGAAGCCTACACCATCAGCACAGCGAAAAAAGGATTGTAG
- the nifH gene encoding nitrogenase iron protein, whose product MRQVAIYGKGGIGKSTTTQNLNAGLGEMGKHIMIVGCDPKADSTRLILGGLAQQTVLDTLREEGEDIDLDFVLKKGFKDIKCVESGGPEPGVGCAGRGIITSIGLLERLGAYTDDLDYVFYDVLGDVVCGGFAMPIREGKAQEIYIVASGEMMALYAANNLTKAIKKYAGTGGVRLGGIICNSRKVDGEADLVESFAKELGSQMIYFVPRDNMVQRAEIHKKTVIEFDPTCNQADEYRNLAKRIDGNDMFVIPKPLTQERLETILMDHGIMDL is encoded by the coding sequence ATGAGACAGGTAGCTATCTACGGAAAGGGCGGAATCGGCAAATCCACCACTACTCAAAACTTAAATGCCGGTCTGGGTGAAATGGGCAAACACATCATGATTGTCGGCTGCGACCCGAAAGCGGATTCAACCCGTTTGATTCTTGGCGGACTCGCACAGCAGACCGTGTTGGACACACTGCGGGAAGAAGGCGAGGATATCGATCTTGATTTTGTTTTAAAAAAAGGATTTAAAGATATTAAATGTGTGGAGTCCGGCGGACCGGAACCGGGCGTAGGCTGTGCCGGTCGCGGAATCATCACCTCAATCGGCCTGCTGGAACGTTTGGGCGCTTACACCGACGATCTGGATTATGTTTTCTATGATGTACTGGGCGATGTTGTGTGCGGCGGATTTGCAATGCCGATTCGTGAAGGAAAAGCGCAGGAAATCTATATCGTTGCCAGCGGTGAAATGATGGCGCTGTATGCGGCAAACAATCTTACAAAGGCAATTAAAAAATACGCGGGCACTGGCGGCGTTCGCCTTGGCGGTATCATCTGCAACAGCCGCAAGGTGGACGGAGAAGCGGATTTGGTAGAATCCTTTGCAAAAGAGCTTGGATCACAGATGATCTACTTCGTCCCCCGCGACAATATGGTGCAGCGCGCAGAAATACATAAGAAAACGGTCATTGAATTTGACCCTACCTGCAATCAGGCGGATGAATATCGCAATCTTGCCAAAAGAATCGACGGAAACGACATGTTTGTGATACCAAAGCCACTCACGCAGGAGCGTCTTGAAACAATCCTGATGGATCACGGAATTATGGATTTGTAA
- a CDS encoding Fe-only nitrogenase accessory AnfO family protein: MDKIAVIMNDKNKINSIQEDAIICVFEKQDAVWTVVKNIPINIDYSQELSALREELNQLVEELGDCKIIVGKMVPGLTYHIFDKMGFDIFEVESFHSAILDQILSDVQNKSDQTETGSSSAEPVETDVPGVYHLDLIALQNQNPEISSKMALQPFLNSTPFIRLDLVCAHLPPWLEKLADEKKLNLKTERLAQGKTRVSITRISCEQEVRF, from the coding sequence ATGGACAAAATCGCAGTAATTATGAATGATAAAAATAAAATAAATTCAATTCAAGAGGACGCGATTATCTGTGTGTTTGAAAAACAGGACGCGGTTTGGACCGTTGTAAAAAACATTCCCATCAATATTGATTACTCACAGGAATTATCCGCGCTCAGGGAAGAACTGAATCAGCTGGTCGAGGAACTGGGCGACTGCAAAATTATCGTTGGTAAAATGGTCCCCGGACTTACTTATCATATTTTTGATAAAATGGGGTTCGACATTTTTGAAGTTGAGTCTTTTCATTCTGCGATTTTGGACCAGATTTTGTCCGATGTTCAAAACAAATCCGATCAGACTGAGACTGGGAGCAGTTCCGCGGAACCTGTTGAAACGGATGTTCCCGGGGTCTACCATTTGGATCTGATCGCTCTGCAAAATCAAAACCCTGAAATTTCTTCAAAAATGGCGCTTCAGCCTTTTTTGAACAGTACTCCGTTTATACGGCTGGATCTGGTTTGTGCGCATCTCCCTCCATGGTTGGAAAAGCTTGCGGATGAAAAGAAACTGAATCTGAAAACAGAAAGATTGGCGCAAGGAAAAACAAGGGTAAGCATTACCCGAATTAGCTGTGAACAGGAGGTGCGATTTTGA
- a CDS encoding PRD domain-containing protein, which produces MENFEILGVLNHNVVLVQKEPKGTQFILIGKGLGFSKKIGMKIMLDKSQIEKSFLVYDTQGKIEYLNLIEQFDDKLIGVCSEITLLAEKKMGKLNENLLIVLTDHISFAIERIKRGMAIQNPFVYEIKNLYPDEYEIGLLARTMIREQVHVEINDDEVAFIALHLNAAKQNEEVSESLNKTRIVKMMISVLEESLGVKFERDLTYIRLINHFRASMDRVEKNIIAENPLLPAVKINFKKSYALAQKVGEIVQEELKLTLPDGELGYLAIHIDRIYRTLKNKE; this is translated from the coding sequence ATGGAGAATTTTGAAATTCTAGGTGTGTTGAATCACAACGTTGTTCTGGTTCAGAAAGAACCGAAAGGAACTCAGTTTATTTTAATAGGAAAGGGCTTGGGATTTTCTAAAAAAATTGGCATGAAAATCATGCTGGATAAGTCACAGATTGAGAAATCTTTTTTGGTTTATGATACACAGGGAAAGATTGAGTATCTCAATCTGATTGAACAGTTCGATGATAAGTTGATAGGAGTTTGTTCTGAGATCACGCTGCTTGCAGAGAAAAAGATGGGGAAACTAAACGAGAACCTGCTGATTGTCCTAACAGACCATATCAGTTTTGCCATTGAGAGAATTAAGAGGGGCATGGCTATCCAAAACCCATTTGTTTATGAGATTAAAAACCTTTATCCGGATGAGTATGAAATTGGGCTTTTGGCAAGAACCATGATCAGAGAACAAGTCCATGTTGAAATCAATGATGATGAAGTGGCGTTTATTGCGCTTCATTTGAATGCTGCAAAACAGAATGAAGAGGTTTCAGAATCTCTTAACAAAACAAGGATTGTAAAAATGATGATTTCTGTTTTGGAAGAAAGTCTTGGGGTGAAATTTGAAAGGGATCTGACCTATATACGGCTGATCAATCATTTTCGCGCCAGTATGGATCGGGTTGAAAAAAATATTATTGCTGAAAACCCCCTCCTTCCCGCCGTGAAAATAAATTTTAAAAAGTCGTATGCTTTGGCGCAGAAAGTGGGAGAAATTGTGCAGGAGGAATTAAAATTAACACTGCCGGATGGAGAGTTGGGCTATCTTGCCATTCATATAGACCGTATTTATAGAACCTTAAAAAATAAAGAGTGA
- a CDS encoding N-acetylmannosamine-6-phosphate 2-epimerase encodes MLEKIKGKLVVSCQALADEPLHSSFIMGRMALAAKQGGAAGIRAQSKEDIDEIIKVAGLPVIGIVKRNYADSEIYITPTKKEIEELLETKCEMIALDATLRRRPNGEKLEDLVQYAKDHGRLVMADCSTYEEAVNAEKIGFDCISTTLCGYTPYSENLPGPNLPFIKRLCADLHIPVLAEGKINTPEDLKAVFKSGAYSAIVGGAITRPQNITAKFTEVLLH; translated from the coding sequence ATGCTTGAGAAAATCAAAGGGAAACTGGTGGTGTCCTGTCAGGCCCTTGCGGATGAACCGCTGCACAGTTCGTTCATCATGGGTAGGATGGCACTGGCTGCGAAACAGGGAGGAGCCGCGGGAATTCGGGCGCAGAGCAAAGAAGATATTGATGAGATTATCAAGGTGGCAGGTTTGCCTGTAATCGGTATTGTTAAAAGAAATTACGCTGATTCTGAGATCTATATCACTCCTACAAAAAAAGAAATTGAGGAACTTCTGGAGACCAAATGCGAAATGATTGCGCTTGATGCCACCCTTCGCAGAAGACCCAACGGCGAAAAGCTGGAAGATTTGGTCCAGTATGCTAAAGATCACGGCAGATTGGTTATGGCCGACTGTTCAACCTATGAAGAAGCTGTCAACGCTGAAAAAATCGGATTTGACTGCATTTCCACTACGCTTTGCGGTTATACGCCATATTCCGAAAATTTACCGGGCCCAAATTTACCATTCATCAAAAGATTATGTGCGGATCTCCATATTCCCGTGTTAGCGGAGGGAAAAATCAACACACCGGAGGACCTTAAGGCTGTTTTCAAATCAGGAGCTTATTCGGCTATCGTTGGCGGAGCAATAACCCGCCCGCAAAATATTACGGCGAAATTTACAGAGGTATTATTACATTAA
- a CDS encoding PTS transporter subunit EIIC, with the protein MFKQLQKIGKSFMLPIAILPAAGLLLGIGGAFSNPSTIAAYPFLQNSIAQAIFQIMSSAGSAIFNNLALLLCIGLCIGLAKTDKGTAALAGIVGYLVMTATISVMLTIFNPKGNAIDTGVIGALVMGSIAVFLHNRYHNIELPQVLGFFGGSRFVPIVTSFSAIFIGAMFYLIWPPFQNLLVSAGQGIASMGIFGTFLYGFLMRLCGAIGLHHMIYPMFWYTQLGGTETVAGVSIVGAQKIFFAQLADPNHIGLYTHGTRFFAGRFATMMFGLPAACLAMYHSVPKGRQKRFAGLFLGVALTSFITGITEPIEYMFLFVSPLLYVFHSFLDGVSFLVADLLNIRIGNTFSGGFIDFSLFGILQGNDRTNWMLVIPVGIAWACLYYFSFRFFIKKFNIMTPGRAEDDDTSAATAATAVAMTKSSIKEKAQQIIAAFGGKENIDDVDACITRLRVSVKSTEQVDKTKLKELGATDVLIIGDGVQAVFGTKAVIYKNHIVDLLGLE; encoded by the coding sequence ATGTTCAAACAATTGCAGAAAATTGGAAAATCTTTTATGCTGCCCATTGCGATTCTGCCGGCCGCGGGTCTGCTGCTGGGCATAGGCGGTGCGTTCAGCAACCCCAGTACCATTGCGGCGTACCCGTTTTTGCAGAATTCTATCGCGCAGGCGATTTTCCAGATCATGAGTTCAGCAGGAAGCGCTATTTTTAACAACCTTGCCCTTTTGCTTTGCATCGGCCTTTGCATCGGCCTTGCCAAGACCGATAAGGGAACGGCGGCTCTGGCAGGCATTGTGGGATATTTGGTGATGACGGCGACTATCTCTGTTATGCTGACCATTTTCAATCCGAAAGGGAATGCGATTGACACCGGCGTCATTGGTGCTTTGGTGATGGGCAGCATTGCCGTGTTTCTGCATAATCGCTATCATAACATCGAACTGCCCCAGGTCTTGGGTTTCTTCGGCGGTTCCAGATTTGTGCCGATTGTAACTTCTTTTTCCGCGATCTTTATCGGCGCGATGTTTTACCTTATCTGGCCTCCGTTTCAGAATTTGCTGGTCAGTGCAGGACAGGGAATTGCCTCCATGGGCATTTTCGGCACCTTCCTTTACGGCTTTTTAATGAGGCTTTGCGGCGCAATTGGACTGCATCATATGATTTATCCAATGTTCTGGTACACGCAGCTGGGCGGTACGGAAACGGTTGCGGGCGTAAGTATTGTGGGCGCTCAGAAAATTTTCTTCGCGCAGCTCGCCGATCCAAACCATATTGGCCTGTACACCCATGGAACCCGGTTTTTCGCCGGACGTTTTGCGACAATGATGTTTGGTCTGCCCGCTGCCTGTCTTGCAATGTACCATAGTGTGCCGAAGGGAAGACAGAAAAGGTTTGCAGGTCTGTTCCTTGGGGTTGCCCTGACTTCTTTTATCACCGGAATTACGGAACCAATTGAATATATGTTCCTGTTTGTCAGTCCGCTGCTTTATGTATTTCATTCTTTCCTCGATGGCGTTTCTTTCTTAGTTGCGGATTTACTCAATATTCGCATTGGCAACACCTTTTCCGGTGGCTTCATCGATTTCAGTTTGTTTGGAATTTTGCAGGGCAACGACAGGACAAACTGGATGCTTGTGATTCCCGTTGGTATTGCCTGGGCCTGCCTGTACTATTTCTCCTTCCGTTTCTTTATCAAAAAGTTCAATATTATGACGCCGGGCCGCGCAGAAGACGATGATACGTCGGCAGCCACGGCCGCAACAGCGGTTGCGATGACGAAGTCCTCCATCAAGGAAAAAGCGCAGCAAATTATTGCTGCGTTTGGCGGTAAAGAGAATATTGACGACGTAGATGCCTGTATTACCCGGCTGAGGGTATCGGTTAAAAGTACCGAGCAAGTGGATAAGACAAAACTGAAAGAGCTCGGTGCGACGGATGTGTTAATAATAGGCGACGGAGTCCAGGCCGTTTTTGGTACGAAAGCCGTCATCTACAAGAATCATATTGTGGATCTTTTAGGTTTGGAGTAG
- a CDS encoding PTS glucose transporter subunit IIA, with amino-acid sequence MLHLFMKQIIIGSPVSGKIVSLSDVNDPVFSGKAVGDGCAVVPDENLVCSPCDGRIVQIIDTNHAFCVLSDDGLEILVHIGLDTVKLRGAVFKRLKEEGMRVITGDPIMEVDLRYLRSQNKEIVTPVLITNMDKVDNIKIHRGNIRAADKLMSIVLK; translated from the coding sequence ATGTTGCATTTATTTATGAAGCAAATTATAATAGGGTCGCCTGTGAGCGGAAAGATTGTTAGTCTGAGTGATGTCAATGATCCGGTTTTTTCAGGTAAGGCAGTAGGGGATGGCTGCGCAGTCGTTCCTGATGAGAATCTGGTTTGTTCCCCCTGCGATGGCAGAATTGTCCAGATAATTGACACCAACCATGCTTTTTGCGTCCTTAGCGACGACGGCCTGGAGATTTTGGTTCATATAGGTTTGGATACGGTGAAATTGAGGGGCGCAGTTTTTAAAAGGCTGAAAGAAGAGGGGATGCGCGTCATAACAGGCGACCCCATTATGGAAGTGGACCTCCGGTATCTCCGGTCGCAAAACAAAGAAATTGTTACACCGGTATTGATTACCAATATGGATAAAGTTGACAATATAAAAATTCATCGGGGAAATATTCGTGCTGCAGACAAATTAATGAGCATTGTTTTGAAATAA
- a CDS encoding HPr family phosphocarrier protein, which produces MIQVRVMDKNGLHARPASKVVSIALAHSGVVYLERNGVRCNAKKIMEVMGLNLIYGDEVKVVARGKGGEEVEELIKNTIISFE; this is translated from the coding sequence ATGATACAAGTCAGAGTTATGGATAAAAACGGACTTCATGCAAGGCCGGCCAGTAAAGTTGTCAGCATTGCTCTTGCGCATTCGGGCGTCGTTTATCTTGAGAGAAATGGAGTCCGGTGCAATGCGAAAAAGATTATGGAGGTGATGGGATTAAATTTGATTTATGGCGATGAGGTTAAAGTGGTCGCCCGCGGAAAGGGTGGCGAAGAGGTCGAAGAGTTAATTAAAAATACAATTATCAGCTTTGAATAA
- a CDS encoding HPr family phosphocarrier protein, which translates to MEQFTYTIQDPDGLHARPAGMLAKFALSCTSSVSIKKDGKNLDAKRLFSVMSLGVKKGDSITFQIEGENDKADCAKLKSFCERNI; encoded by the coding sequence ATGGAGCAGTTTACTTATACCATTCAGGACCCGGACGGCCTACACGCGCGGCCGGCGGGAATGCTGGCAAAATTCGCTCTAAGCTGTACTTCTAGCGTGAGCATTAAAAAGGATGGTAAAAATTTGGATGCCAAGAGGCTATTCTCAGTGATGAGCCTCGGCGTTAAAAAAGGCGACAGCATCACCTTTCAGATTGAAGGAGAGAACGACAAGGCGGACTGCGCAAAATTAAAATCATTTTGTGAAAGGAACATTTAA
- a CDS encoding AI-2E family transporter, which translates to MELNKSNLKKIALLIAFGIAFYLGLQNLYRFSELAKIIVGIFEPILLGLAIAFILNVLMRQVEGRLFAPISRRFTKNWPKVRRTISILITFLIVIGIIALMILIVLPELVRTITSLTNNIPSFFSELQTNLMKTEKKYPAISEYVNNINIDWTNISQMLAQAGQKLANTLVGSTVTVATNLFHALITLILGLVFAINILVQKEKLEAQTKRILCAYLPQKPSAIIIRICSLTNHAFSNFIAGQCTEACILGSLCFIGMQIFRFPFALLVSVIVAFMALIPIFGAFLSTCIGALLILVVSPIQAVWFIIFFVVLQQLEGNLIFPHVVGSKVGLPALWVLVAVTIGGNTFGIVGMLVNIPLCAVMYTLLREDVNRRMEKSKLRHSPPQED; encoded by the coding sequence ATGGAACTAAATAAAAGCAACCTGAAAAAAATTGCGTTGCTCATCGCCTTTGGCATTGCATTCTACCTTGGGCTGCAAAATTTATATCGTTTTTCCGAACTTGCAAAAATTATCGTCGGTATATTTGAACCAATCCTGCTCGGTCTGGCAATCGCGTTTATCCTCAATGTTCTGATGCGGCAGGTGGAGGGGCGTCTTTTTGCACCAATCAGTCGCCGATTCACAAAAAATTGGCCAAAAGTGCGCCGTACAATAAGTATCCTGATCACATTTCTGATTGTAATCGGTATTATCGCTTTGATGATATTGATTGTATTACCGGAGCTTGTCCGCACAATCACCAGCCTGACAAATAATATTCCGAGCTTTTTCAGCGAATTACAAACAAATTTAATGAAAACCGAAAAAAAATACCCCGCCATCAGTGAATATGTTAACAATATAAATATCGACTGGACAAATATCAGTCAGATGCTGGCTCAGGCCGGACAGAAACTGGCCAACACGCTGGTGGGCTCCACCGTTACGGTAGCCACAAACTTGTTCCATGCACTCATCACACTGATATTGGGCCTTGTTTTCGCAATCAACATTCTTGTGCAGAAAGAGAAGCTGGAAGCCCAGACCAAACGGATTTTGTGTGCCTATCTGCCCCAAAAGCCGTCGGCCATAATTATTCGCATATGCAGCCTTACAAACCACGCCTTTTCAAATTTTATTGCGGGGCAGTGTACAGAAGCATGCATCCTCGGCTCTCTCTGCTTTATCGGAATGCAGATTTTTCGCTTTCCCTTTGCGCTTCTTGTGTCCGTTATTGTAGCCTTCATGGCGTTGATTCCGATTTTTGGCGCATTTTTAAGTACCTGCATCGGCGCCTTGCTGATCTTAGTCGTCAGCCCCATTCAAGCAGTCTGGTTTATTATATTTTTTGTTGTACTTCAACAGCTGGAGGGCAATCTCATTTTCCCGCACGTTGTCGGATCAAAAGTTGGACTGCCGGCCCTATGGGTGCTTGTAGCCGTTACAATCGGTGGAAATACGTTCGGTATCGTTGGGATGCTTGTCAATATTCCCCTCTGTGCCGTGATGTATACGCTTCTGCGTGAAGATGTAAATAGACGAATGGAGAAATCGAAGCTCCGTCACAGTCCCCCGCAGGAGGACTAG